One Ahaetulla prasina isolate Xishuangbanna chromosome 10, ASM2864084v1, whole genome shotgun sequence genomic region harbors:
- the POU3F1 gene encoding POU domain, class 3, transcription factor 1, whose translation MATTAQYLPRGASLLPMSAPEAERLHQGPTYREVQKMMHHEYLQGLAATPGHPMGTLPHHQWLPGATGDWGGGGGTHLDHAKASSGPRGDLDGSGGGFHSRSHLVHQQATGGGGGHWGQGGPTHHLGGCPAAMSPTAGGPQPLLYSQAAYPGLNGMLGPQPPALHLPHGHDEVAEAHLESSPTPLGHAGPEPPSDEDAPSSDDLEQFAKQFKQRRIKLGFTQADVGLALGTLYGNVFSQTTICRFEALQLSFKNMCKLKPLLNKWLEETDSGSGSPASLDKIAAQGRKRKKRTSIEVGVKGALESHFLRCPKPSAHEITSLADSLQLEKEVVRVWFCNRRQKEKRMTPAGGPHPPAMEDAYSQGEASPPLHHTLRSPVQ comes from the coding sequence ATGGCCACCACGGCGCAGTATTTGCCGCGCGGCGCCTCCCTCCTGCCCATGTCCGCGCCGGAGGCCGAGCGGCTGCACCAGGGTCCCACCTACCGCGAGGTCCAGAAGATGATGCACCACGAGTACCTGCAGGGCCTGGCggccaccccgggccaccccatgGGGACCCTCCCGCACCACCAGTGGCTGCCGGGCGCCACGGGGGActgggggggcggcggcgggacCCACCTGGACCACGCCAAGGCCAGCAGCGGGCCGCGCGGAGACTTGGACGGCAGCGGAGGCGGCTTCCACTCCCGCTCTCACCTGGTGCACCAGCAGGCGACGGGAGGCGGCGGGGGTCACTGGGGCCAGGGCGGCCCGACGCATCACCTGGGCGGCTGCCCCGCCGCCATGTCCCCGACGGCTGGCGGTCCGCAGCCTCTGCTCTACTCGCAGGCGGCGTACCCGGGGCTCAACGGGATGCTGGGCCCGCAGCCGCCCGCCCTCCACCTGCCGCACGGCCACGACGAGGTGGCCGAGGCCCACCTAGAGAGCTCCCCGACGCCACTGGGCCACGCGGGGCCCGAGCCGCCCTCCGACGAGGACGCGCCCAGCTCCGACGACCTGGAGCAGTTCGCCAAGCAGTTCAAGCAGCGCCGGATTAAGCTGGGCTTCACGCAGGCGGACGTGGGGCTGGCGCTGGGCACCCTGTACGGCAACGTCTTTTCGCAGACCACCATCTGCCGCTTCGAGGCGCTGCAGCTGAGCTTCAAGAACATGTGCAAGCTGAAGCCGCTGCTCAACAAGTGGCTGGAGGAAACCGACTCGGGCAGCGGCAGCCCGGCCAGCCTAGACAAGATCGCGGCGCAGGGCCGCAAGCGCAAGAAGCGCACCTCCATCGAGGTCGGCGTGAAAGGCGCGCTGGAGAGCCACTTCCTCCGCTGCCCCAAGCCGTCGGCCCACGAGATCACGTCGCTGGCGGACTCGctgcagctggagaaggaggTGGTGCGCGTGTGGTTCTGCAACCGGCGGCAGAAGGAGAAGCGGATGACGCCGGCCGGGGGCCCCCACCCGCCCGCCATGGAGGACGCTTACTCGCAGGGCGAGGCCTCCCCGCCGCTGCACCACACGCTCCGGAGCCCCGTGCAATGA